In the genome of Sander vitreus isolate 19-12246 chromosome 13, sanVit1, whole genome shotgun sequence, one region contains:
- the LOC144528154 gene encoding immunoglobulin superfamily member 11: MPRYFGHQLIHRGREDCLSLSFLSAMGCSARWVLWTLCVCFTALENVALRVTMRESSLKVVQGDVVVLPCSFFTSSPLFRLNIIWTLAPFSSPEIPIQVIVYDHGQVIEDPSLIGRVGFTGIPWSADIVLNDTRVSDAGIYRCMVNNPPETADPGIGELELSILAPPSLPVCQWDGDIDMGGSVTLSCSVAEGVPTPEIRWDKLNPEEITLPINMEGDRSGSVQIVNVSSQTSGLYRCSATNLLGTANCYVNLSTYTTPDSSSGMLQGVLLTLSMSLVLLALLVLVLWLHRTGQDGGWREGKEEECYNEIRYTPSLMKRSFV, translated from the exons ATGCCTAGATATTTTGGCCACCAGCTCATACACAGGGGGAGAGAGGACTGCCTGTCTCTGAGTTTCCTCTCAGCTATGGGCTGTTCTGCAAGATGGGTGCTctggactctgtgtgtgtgttttaccgcTCTGGAGAATG TTGCACTCAGAGTAACCATGAGGGAATCCAGTCTAAAGGTGGTTCAAGGGGATGTTGTTGTGCTGCCTTGCTCCTTCTTCACCTCCAGCCCCCTCTTCAGACTCAACATTATCTGGACTCTGGCACCCTTCTCCAGTCCAGAAATCCCAATACAG GTGATTGTGTACGACCATGGACAGGTGATTGAAGACCCCTCACTCATTGGCAGGGTGGGTTTTACAG GTATTCCCTGGAGTGCAGATATTGTCCTGAATGACACACGTGTATCAGATGCTGGAATTTACCGCTGCATGGTCAATAATCCACCAGAGACGGCAGATCCCGGCATAGGAGAGCTGGAGCTTAGTATTCTGG CTCCACCTTCGTTGCCCGTGTGCCAATGGGATGGAGATATTGATATGGGAGGAAGTGTCACGCTGTCCTGCTCGGTGGCGGAAGGCGTCCCCACTCCAGAGATCCGCTGGGATAAACTCAATCCAGAGGAAATCACACTTCCCATCAACATGGAGG gagaTCGCTCAGGCTCCGTCCAAATTGTCAATGTGTCATCTCAGACGTCCGGCCTGTATCGCTGCTCTGCCACTAACCTCCTAGGAACAGCAAACTGCTACGTCAACCTCTCCACCTACACCA CTCCAGACAGTTCTTCAGGCATGCTGCAGGGTGTGCTGCTCACCTTGTCCATGAGCTTGGTGTTACTGGCGCTGCTGGTGCTCGTGCTGTGGCTCCATCGCACAGGACAGGACGGGGGGTGGAGGGAAGGGAAAGAAGAGGAGTGTTACAATGAGATACGGTATACTCCCTCTCTGATGAAGCGCTCGTTTGTTTGA